One Formosa agariphila KMM 3901 genomic window, CGTAAATGGCTTGGAAAATTAATAATAGTATAAAAAAGAAAATGACATAACCCCAAACTTTATGCGTTAGAATACAATCTAATTTTGCTCGTAAATCTGTAGCTTGAGATGGATTTATGGTTTGTCCTTTTTTAAGGGTGCTATTTATAAACTGATAGCGTTTTATGGTTTCCTTTTGTTGCAGACGTTTTAAATCTGTTTTACTTTTTGTTTTAAAATCGGCTACAGCATCAAATTCATTTCTATCTGTTTTTCCAAAATTAACATCCTGAGTAATTACCAACCAAAGTTTGTATAATAACTGATTTGGGAACACCTGTTGTAAACGATCAAAATAAGCTTTGTCAATTTCTGATGCATTAAGACAAGGCGTAGTCGATTGTTCTCTATAATTAAGAATGAGTTCTTTTAATTGATCAATTCCTTGATTTTTACGTGTACTAACAATTGCGATTTTAGTCTTTAATTGTTCTTCTAAAAAAGGAATGTCTAAAGAAATACCACGGCGCGTCATACGATCGGCCATGTTAATCACTAAAATAGTAGGGATTTCTAAATCTTTAATTTGTGTAAAAAGTAGAAGATTACGTTTTAAGTTTTCAACATCACTAACTACTATAGCGATATCAGGAAAGTCTTTGTCTTTTTTGTTTAATAGTAATTCAATTACTACATTTTCATCTAAAGACGATGCGTTTAGACTATACGTTCCAGGTAAATCGATAATATGGGCTTTTACCCCACGAGGTAATTTGCAAATCCCTTCTTTTTTTTCGACTGTAATTCCGGGGTAATTCCCCACTTTTTGATGCAGACCGGTAAGGGCATTAAATACCGATGTTTTTCCTGTATTCGGATTTCCTATTAAAGCAACATTAATTTGTTTACTCATGCGATAATTTTTCAATTAAAATAAGACTTGCAGTGTCCTTTCTTATGGCTAAATGTGTGCCATTAATGTTGAGGTAAATTGGATCTTTAAATGGAGCAAGTTGAACCAGTTCCACTTGATTGCCAGGAAGGCAACCCATTTCCATTAACTTTAAAGGAATTTGATCGGATGAAACATCTGTAATAACAGCTGTTTCTCCACGTTTTAGATGTGCTAAAGTTGTCTGCAAACTTATTTAGATTGATTTTAAAGAAGCAAAAGTAAGGTAAAAAGTGATGCTAAAAAAATTGTGGCACTAAAACTACTTTTTATATTCTCTTTTTAGAGATTCGATGTCTTTTAGTAACTGTGTAATGGCTTCTGGATCTGTACCATCGTAAAACCCTCGAATTTGTTTTTTCTTATCGATTAGCATAAAGTTTTCAGTATGAATCATATCATATTCATCGCCATTTCCTACTGTTTTTACGGCCAAATAACTTTTTCTTGCCAGTTCGTAAATTTGTTTTTTATCGCCTGTAACTAAATTCCATTTTGCATCATTAACGCCTTTTTTTAAGGCATATCTTTTTAATTGAGCAACCGTGTCTATTTGTGGTGTAACGGTATGAGAAAGTAGCATTACTACGTCATCATTTAAAATTTGGTTTTGAATCTGCGCCATGTGATCGGTCATAATCGGACAAATGGTTTGGCAGGTTGTAAAAAAGAAATCGGCTACGTAAATTTTATCTTTGTAATTGTCTTGAGTAATGGTTTTACCATTCTGATTCGTCAGGCTAAAATCTGCTATTTTATGATATTTTCTAACATCGTAAAGTGTACTATCTACTAATTCTTGTTCTACTTGGGCGGGTTGGTAAATAGGAAGCGGTTTTTCAACATCTAAAATATTGTAAATAATAGATACTATAACTATTGAAATAAAAGCAAAAACAATGGCGAAGTATTTGTAATCTTTAAAAAATGATAACATGTTCTAGATTTAAACGTGATGAACGCAAAAATACAAGTTAAATTAAGTTTAAGAACCCCCTTTTTATTATAAATACATGTTAAAAATAGAGTGTTACATAGTTTATGTTTTTTTACGACTTTAAAAAACGTACTTTTGCGCGTTAAAATATAACTGTACAAAACTTCATGGAGTTTATAATTAAGATTTCACAATTTCTATTAAGCCTTTCCTTAC contains:
- a CDS encoding SCO family protein; translated protein: MLSFFKDYKYFAIVFAFISIVIVSIIYNILDVEKPLPIYQPAQVEQELVDSTLYDVRKYHKIADFSLTNQNGKTITQDNYKDKIYVADFFFTTCQTICPIMTDHMAQIQNQILNDDVVMLLSHTVTPQIDTVAQLKRYALKKGVNDAKWNLVTGDKKQIYELARKSYLAVKTVGNGDEYDMIHTENFMLIDKKKQIRGFYDGTDPEAITQLLKDIESLKREYKK
- a CDS encoding FeoA family protein, producing the protein MQTTLAHLKRGETAVITDVSSDQIPLKLMEMGCLPGNQVELVQLAPFKDPIYLNINGTHLAIRKDTASLILIEKLSHE